The genomic region AGCTCGAACTGGTTGCCGTTCTGCTCACCCTGATGTCGCACCTGATAGGCCGTCGAGCGATTCACCGCGCTGTTATCGGCGTTGTACTGGTAGGTTTCCAGGTTGCGATAGTCGCGCTGGCTGTCGAGGTGATAGAGGGTGTTTTTCAGGGTGGTGCTGTCGTTGATCCGGTAGTCGATGATCGAGCGCACCCAGATTGTGCGTTGCTCATAACGGCCGTCGGCCACGTTGTAGTTGTTGAAGCGGTTGTGCTTGTCGATCTTCAACTCGCCGGACTTCGGGTTGAGCACCGGCGTGCCCCAGTAGGGGCTGTCTTCGTGTTCGTCCTGGTATTCCAGGGCCAGGGTGTGGGACAGGTTCGGGGTGAAGTCACTCAGCAGGGAAAACGCCACGCTCCAGGCATCGCGCTGTTGGCGATCGATATAGGTGTGGTTGGTGTTGCGGCTCACGTCCAGGCGCGCGTAATGCTGGACGTCGGCGCCCGGCTCGGTCAGGGCGTGGTTCAGGCCGAAGGCCATCCCGGCGGTGTCGTAGCTGCCATACGTCAGTTGCCCTTCGGCGGCTTGTTCCTCACGGGTGGCCAGCTTGGTCACGTAGTTCAGTGAACCACCGACGGAACCGGCACCGTTGATCAGCGAAGAGGGGCCACCGACCAATTCGACCCGGTCATAAATCCACGCATCCACCGGGCGAGCCAGGCCGCCGGACACCGCGACGCCATTGAACATCTGGGTAATCTGGCTGCTGGTGAAACCCCGATAAGAGATAAAACCGCCAAACCCCGGCGGCGCGCTGGCGTTGACCCCGGGCAGGGTATTGGCCGCGTCCTGAAACGTCTTGGCGCCTCGGCGCTCGATGTCATTGCGATTGGCAATGCTGATGGACGCCGGAGTTTCCCGCACGCTCAGCCCCAGGCGCGAGGCCATGCCGCTGGACTGATCCAGGGCCAGGCCGGCATCGCCGGGTTGCTCGCCATCAATGGTGGTCGGTGCCAGCTCAATCGCCCAGGTGCTGACAGGCAGGCAGCCGAACAGGCCCGCCAGAAGGGGTAAATGTTTCATGGTTGAATCCTGAAAAACATGGCTTGAAAACAACCCACAGCCGTCCGCACTCCCGCTGGAGGCAGCCGCATGGGCCAATCAAAAAAGCGCAGGTATCAGGCGAGGGCGGGCGGGGCGCGCGGATTAGCCGCAGGCCAGGTGAAGCGGGCAGGAACGTCAGCGCTGGCAACGATGGCCGGCGGCGGCGCATGGGGTTGCGGCAGCACCGCCACATTGAGGCTGGAGTTGAGCGCCGGGCCCATGCCGCCGGTGGAGCACAGCGGGCAACCGAAGGCCTTCGAGAGCGTGGGCAGGGATTCATCGGTGGACTTGTAAGGCGCCGGGGCCTGGGTGCGCGGGTCCACCGTACAGAACTGGCCGCCGATGCCATTGAGCTGCATCCCGACCATTTGCCCATGACCAATGCTGCAGGCGAACACATTGAACAGGACGCAGCAGTAGAGCATCCAGGCAATGAGCGAGCAGTCGGTACGGGCGAGTTTCATGGGGCGGCACTTTATCATCAGCCGCCGACGAATTGCCTGCAAAAAATCTCAAGAGGGCTATCCTCTTCCGGACTTTTCGAAGGATATCCAGCCATGAGCTTTTTTGTCGCGCGATGGATTGTCGGGGTTTTTGGCTTCATCAGCCTGGTGCATTTGTACTGGGCAGCCGGTGGCAAATTGGGCGTTACCGCAGCCATTCCGCAGCTGCCGGGTGAGTTCGCCAGCGGCCCACGGCCCGCGTTCAAGCCGTCGGCACTGGGGACGCTGTTGGTGGGCGTGGGGTTGGTGGCGATTGCGGTGTTGGTGTGTCTGCGGGCCGGGCTGTATTTCGAGCCGGTGCCCAACCATGCGTTGCAGTGGGGGATCAGTGCAGTGGCACTGGTGATGTTTGCCCGGGCGATTGGGGATTCGGAGCTGGTGGGTTTTTTCAAGAAGGTCGGCGGGTCGCGGTTTGCGCGGCTGGATACGTTTTTTTACTCGCCGCTGTGTCTGGTGTTGGGGGCGGGGTTGTTGGTGGTAGCGTGGAGTTGACAGGCTAAAAAATAAAACCACAAAAACCACATAAGCAACAAATCCAACTTGACACTCGCCCACCGCGAGGCGTTTATTGACGTACCCATGGACTTTTCGTAGACGTCCCAGGATACTCAATGAACACAGATGCCTCGTCGTCCTTTATGCCCAGCGTGCTAGACGCGGCCGACCGTATCCGCCAAGGCACACTCACCCCCGTGCAATTGGTCGAGCAAAGCCTCGAAGCCATCAAAACCCACAATTCCACATTGAATGCCTTTGGCGACGTCTACACCGAATCCGCGCTGGAGCAGGCGAAAATCCTGACCGCCGAAGCACAGGCCAACCAGTTTCGCGGTCCGCTCCACGGCATCCCCTTCGGCATCAAAGACCTGTTCTCCACCGCCAACCTGCGCACCACTCGCGGTTCGCTCACCGGCCTGGACAACGTCCCCACACAAGACGCCCCGATCATCCGCCGCCTCAAAGAGGCCGGCGCGATCATCCTCGGCAAGACCGCTACCACCGAATTCGGCTGGACCGGCGCCAGCACCTCCCGGGTCTTCGGCAACGGCCGCAACCCGTGGAACCCACAACTCACCAGCGGCGGCTCCAGCTCCGGCTCGGCCATCGCCGTGGCGGCACGTATGGTCCCGGCTACGCTGGGCTCCGATGGCGGCGGTTCGGTGCGTATCCCCGGTGCCTTCTGCGGTGCATTCGCCCTTAAAGGCTCCCTCGGGCGCATCCCCACCTGGCCCTGGTCCGCCACTGAGATGCTCAGCCACGCTGGCCCGATCACCCGCACCGTGCGCGACAGTGCGTTGCTCTTCGATATCCTCTCTGGGCCCGACCCATTGGATCACCAGGCTTTGCCCGCGCCGACCGAGTCCTACCTGTCGCGCTGCGACCAGCCGTTGGGTCCTTTGCGTGTGGCGTACTGCCCGACCTTGTTCGAGACGCCCGTGGACCCGGTCATTGCCGCTACCGTGGAAGCGGCGGTGCATTACCTCGCCGACGAGCTGCCGGCTACGGTCACCACCCTGACCCTGGACTGGCAAGACCCGCTGGCCACCTTCGAAACCCTGTGGGTTGGCGGGCGCGGGATCGCCTACGGCAAATCCCTGGCCGATCGCCTCGACCAACTGGACCCAGGCTTCGCCGCACTGATCAAACGTTCCGCCGATTACGACTTGGCGGCCTACCTCAAGGCCGTGCAACAACGTGCACTGTTCGCCAATCAGGTACACGCGTTGTTTAACGACTACGACGTGTTGCTGATGCCGACGATGCCGATTCTGCCGTTCGCCGCCGACCGGGTTGCCCCCGAGGGCTGGCCAGGGGAGGAGGGCGCAGTGCCCTGGGCACGCTGGACGCCGTTTACCTACCCGTTCAATATCACCGGCAACCCCGCCGCCAGCCTGCCCTGTGGCTTTAGCCCGTGCGGTTTGCCGATTGGCTTGCAGGTGATCGGCCGGCGTTTTGCCGATGCCCAGGTGCTGCAATTCTGCGCAGCCGTGGAAGCCATCGCCCCGTGGGATCAGCACCTTCCCCCGATGCTGAATCCCTGATTGATTGCACCCGGAGTGAGCTCAACAGAAGCCCGCCCGTGATAAACGCTTTGTGTTGTCCTGCCCTTTCACACCCTGATGAGTGAGAGGTACCCCGTGACCCTGTCCATGGCCGTATTACGCTCTATGCTCCCTGCTGGACCGGCTTGCGCCGCGTCTCGCCGTGGGTCGCGCAATACCGCCCGCCTGAACCTGCCCTGGAATACCTCTTTTATGCTCAACCAGCCACGTCTCGACGAAATCATGCTCCTGCTCACCCAACACCAGCGCGTCAAGGCGTCGGACCTTGCGCAGACGCTGTTCGTCTCCGAAGAAACCATCCGCCGCGACTTCAAGTACCTGGAAGAAGCCGGCAAGCTGCGGCGTATCCACGGTGGCGCGATCCTGCCGCGGCTCAACGAAGAACAGCCGCTGCAAGTGCGCAGCCGCATCAAGCCCCAGGCCAAGACGCGCATCGCGGTGTGCGCGGCGAAGCTGGTGAGCGAAGGCATGGTGCTGTTTCTCGACACCGGCACCTCGACCTTGGCCCTGGCCCAGCAACTGATTGGGTTCAGCCAGTTGCGCATCGTCACCAACTCCCTGGACATCGCCCGCCTGATCACCGAACAAAGCGCCAACCAGGTGCTGGTGGTGCCTGGCGATGTACGCCGCAACGACAACGCGCTGATTGGCGCCCACACCCTGGAATTCGTCCGACAGTTCCACTACGACATTGCCTTCATGGGCATCGGCGCTGTCGACCTGGAGCTGGGGTTCATGGACTACCAGGAACCCGAGGCGCTGCTGCGCCGAGAGCTGACCAAACACAGCCTGCGCAGCGTGATCCTGGCCGACGACGCCAAGTTCGGCCACCGCACCTTTATCAATACGCTGCCGTTCAGCGCCGTCACGACCCTGGTCACCAATCGTGCGCCGTCCGGCGATTTTGCGACCCGCCTGGAGCAAGCCCATGTCGACGTCCTTTACCCCTGAGTTGCTGTCGCCCAGTGAACAGGACCTTGCAACCTTCGAGGCGCTGTTCCGCGATACCTCAGCCATCGGCGCGACTCAGGCCGGTGGGCTGCATCGCCTGGCGGCCTCGGCCGAAGACGGCGCTGTGCGCGACTTGTTCGCGGCCTGGCTGGCCGAACGCGGCTTTGAAGTGCGCGTGGATGCAGTGGGTAACCTGTTCGGTTTGATGACCTTTAACCCAGACGCGCCCTACGTGCTGTGTGGCTCGCACCTGGACAGCCAGCCGAGCGCCGGGCGTTTTGATGGCGTCTACGGTGTGTTGGCTGGCGCGGTCGCGGTGGCCAGCGTTGCCCGGCAGTTGCGCGAGCGCGGCGAAGTGCCGGCGTGCAACCTGGCGGTGGTGAACTGGACCAACGAGGAGGGCGCGCGCTTCCAGCCCAGCCTGATCGGCAGTAGCGTGTTTACCGGCGACCTGTCGCTGCAAGACGCCTGGGCCTGCCGCGATGGCGACGGCATCAGCCTCAAGCATGCGCTGCAACAGATCGGTTATCTGGGGGAGGGCCGGGTGGAACTGAACGTTGCCGGTTACGTGGAGATCCACGTCGAACAAGGTGACGGCCTTGAGCGCGACGGCCTGGCCATCGGTGTGGTCCGCGACACCTGGGCGGCCCTCAAGCAACGGATTCGTTTTATCGGCGAACAGAACCACACTGGCCCTACGCCCATGACCGCGCGCAAGGATGCCTTGCTGGCCGCCGCCCACGCGATCACCGCTGTGCGGGCCGAAGCCGACCTGCACGGGGCACAACTGCACAGCTCGGTGGGGCGCCTGGAGATTTACCCCAATTCCCCCAACGTGGTGCCCTCCCGTGTAACGCTGCACGTCGAGTACCGCTCCCCGGACACGGAGTTGCTGGCCGCCGCCGGTGAGCGCCTGGACGCCAGTCTCAAGGCCACCGCCAGCGCCACGTCTACGGACTACAGCATCGAAAGTCGCGCACTGCGTGAACCGACCCACCTGCACCACGGCTTTTCCGAACTGGCCTACAGTGTTGGCCAGCAACTGGGCTTGCCCATCGGCAACAGCGTCACCGTCTCAGGCCACGACGCCATCAGCCTGAGCCGGCATTACCCGGTGTGCCTGCTGTTTATCCCAAGCAGCAATGGCGTGTCCCATAACGAAGCGGAGTTCACCACCGAGGAGGACATGCGCAACGGTTTGCACATGCTGACCGCGTTGTTGCACCGCGCCTGTTCCACCCCCAACGCCTACCGCTGAGGTCTGCCATGTCGAGTCGTTTGCAAGCAAAGTCACGGCTGCTGGGCGCCCTGGAGGCCGCCGGTTTGTCCGCCCATGTGGTGATCGAAGAGGGCGCCGCCGGGATTGCCTCGCCGGTGCGGCTGGCCACCGAGTGGACCGGCTATACCGTCACCGCGCCATGGGGGCGGTGTTACGCCAAAGTCTTGCATGACGACATGCGCGCGCTGATCGACATCGAACGCACCGCCCGCGCCACCCAACTGGCGGCGGATTGCGACGTGACGCCCGGCGTGCGCCTGGTGGATGCGGCG from Pseudomonas yamanorum harbors:
- a CDS encoding DUF2946 domain-containing protein; the protein is MKLARTDCSLIAWMLYCCVLFNVFACSIGHGQMVGMQLNGIGGQFCTVDPRTQAPAPYKSTDESLPTLSKAFGCPLCSTGGMGPALNSSLNVAVLPQPHAPPPAIVASADVPARFTWPAANPRAPPALA
- a CDS encoding DUF3995 domain-containing protein, translated to MSFFVARWIVGVFGFISLVHLYWAAGGKLGVTAAIPQLPGEFASGPRPAFKPSALGTLLVGVGLVAIAVLVCLRAGLYFEPVPNHALQWGISAVALVMFARAIGDSELVGFFKKVGGSRFARLDTFFYSPLCLVLGAGLLVVAWS
- a CDS encoding amidase; translated protein: MNTDASSSFMPSVLDAADRIRQGTLTPVQLVEQSLEAIKTHNSTLNAFGDVYTESALEQAKILTAEAQANQFRGPLHGIPFGIKDLFSTANLRTTRGSLTGLDNVPTQDAPIIRRLKEAGAIILGKTATTEFGWTGASTSRVFGNGRNPWNPQLTSGGSSSGSAIAVAARMVPATLGSDGGGSVRIPGAFCGAFALKGSLGRIPTWPWSATEMLSHAGPITRTVRDSALLFDILSGPDPLDHQALPAPTESYLSRCDQPLGPLRVAYCPTLFETPVDPVIAATVEAAVHYLADELPATVTTLTLDWQDPLATFETLWVGGRGIAYGKSLADRLDQLDPGFAALIKRSADYDLAAYLKAVQQRALFANQVHALFNDYDVLLMPTMPILPFAADRVAPEGWPGEEGAVPWARWTPFTYPFNITGNPAASLPCGFSPCGLPIGLQVIGRRFADAQVLQFCAAVEAIAPWDQHLPPMLNP
- a CDS encoding DeoR/GlpR family DNA-binding transcription regulator — translated: MLNQPRLDEIMLLLTQHQRVKASDLAQTLFVSEETIRRDFKYLEEAGKLRRIHGGAILPRLNEEQPLQVRSRIKPQAKTRIAVCAAKLVSEGMVLFLDTGTSTLALAQQLIGFSQLRIVTNSLDIARLITEQSANQVLVVPGDVRRNDNALIGAHTLEFVRQFHYDIAFMGIGAVDLELGFMDYQEPEALLRRELTKHSLRSVILADDAKFGHRTFINTLPFSAVTTLVTNRAPSGDFATRLEQAHVDVLYP
- a CDS encoding M20 family metallo-hydrolase, which gives rise to MSTSFTPELLSPSEQDLATFEALFRDTSAIGATQAGGLHRLAASAEDGAVRDLFAAWLAERGFEVRVDAVGNLFGLMTFNPDAPYVLCGSHLDSQPSAGRFDGVYGVLAGAVAVASVARQLRERGEVPACNLAVVNWTNEEGARFQPSLIGSSVFTGDLSLQDAWACRDGDGISLKHALQQIGYLGEGRVELNVAGYVEIHVEQGDGLERDGLAIGVVRDTWAALKQRIRFIGEQNHTGPTPMTARKDALLAAAHAITAVRAEADLHGAQLHSSVGRLEIYPNSPNVVPSRVTLHVEYRSPDTELLAAAGERLDASLKATASATSTDYSIESRALREPTHLHHGFSELAYSVGQQLGLPIGNSVTVSGHDAISLSRHYPVCLLFIPSSNGVSHNEAEFTTEEDMRNGLHMLTALLHRACSTPNAYR